The following proteins are encoded in a genomic region of Syngnathoides biaculeatus isolate LvHL_M chromosome 15, ASM1980259v1, whole genome shotgun sequence:
- the adprs gene encoding ADP-ribosylhydrolase ARH3 isoform X1, producing MARAVVAAAGPTSLSRFKGALVAAVLGDCVGGEFEGVAEVPIENVLQHMNSLDDETKGNGILEYSDDTAMARCVVQSLLTRAGFDEHDMARRFAKEYSISPGRGYGSGVIQVLKKLASPHLSDVYQPARDQFNGRGSFGNGGAMRAAPFALAFPDPADVKKFARLGAMLTHSCSLGYNGAVLQALAVHLALQGALDLPETFIDTLISEMEEVEADEVSQNDARILKEAEKPFCNRLHRVRDLMDMSKVTIEEVISELGLWACWSYLSGEKRGNGIAALQSVPTAIFCVLHCLQPREYLPENYGGLERTIAYSLALGGDTDTIACMAGAIAGAHYGIEVIPPPWIRCCEGADDADVNAERLHMLYHQVSQGSGTQESDQSSEDTSDNHQKSSNGTEK from the exons ATGGCGAGAGCGGTGGTGGCAGCGGCGGGGCCGACGTCTCTGTCCCGTTTTAAAGGTGCTTTGGTCGCGGCCGTGCTGGGCGATTGTGTCGGCGGAGAGTTCGAGGGAGTTGCGGAGGTTCCCATAGAGAATGTACTGCAGCACATGAATAGTCTGGACGATGAGACCAAAGGAAATG GTATCCTTGAATACAGTGACGACACAGCTATGGCACGTTGTGTGGTCCAGTCTCTGCTCACCCGGGCTGGGTTTGATGAGCACGACATGGCTCGCAG GTTTGCAAAGGAGTACAGCATATCCCCAGGTCGTGGTTATGGTTCTGGAGTGATTCAGGTGTTAAAGAAGTTGGCCTCCCCTCACCTCAGTGATGTGTACCAGCCAGCCAGGGATCAGTTCAATGGTCGGGGTTCTTTTGGGAATGGAGGCGCAATGAGGGCGGCCCCCTTTGCGTTGGCGTTCCCTGATCCAGCTGATGTTAAAAAG TTTGCTCGTTTGGGTGCTATGCTGACTCACTCTTGCTCCCTTGGCTACAATGGGGCAGTTCTACAAGCATTAGCAGTACACCTTGCCCTGCAGGGTGCATTGGACCTCCCTGAGACGTTCATCGACACACTCATCTCAGAGATGGAGGAAGTTGAGGCTGATGAGGTGTCACAGAATGATGCCAGAAT TCTGAAGGAAGCAGAGAAGCCATTCTGTAACCGGCTGCATCGAGTGCGGGATTTGATGGACATGAGCAAGGTCACCATAGAGGAGGTCATTTCTGAGCTAG GGctgtgggcatgctggagctatCTTTCCGGCGAGAAGCgag GTAATGGCATCGCAGCACTCCAGTCAGTACCGACCGCCATCTTCTGCGTTCTCCATTGCCTGCAACCGAGGGAATACCTTCCAGAGAACTACGGTGGCCTTGAGCGGACAATAGCCTACAGTTTGGCACTGGGTGGGGACACAGATACCATAGCCTGCATGGCTGGGGCAATCGCCGGAGCCCACTATGGCATCGAGGTCATCCCTCCACCATGGATCCGCTGTTGTGAGGGGGCAGACGATGCGGATGTGAACGCAGAGCGGCTTCACATGCTTTACCATCAGGTATCGCAGGGCAGTGGGACACAAGAAAGTGATCAGAGCAGCGAAGACACATCTGACAACCATCAAAAGTCTTCAAACGGCACAGAGAAGTAA
- the adprs gene encoding ADP-ribosylhydrolase ARH3 isoform X2, translating into MARAVVAAAGPTSLSRFKGALVAAVLGDCVGGEFEGVAEVPIENVLQHMNSLDDETKGNGILEYSDDTAMARCVVQSLLTRAGFDEHDMARRFAKEYSISPGRGYGSGVIQVLKKLASPHLSDVYQPARDQFNGRGSFGNGGAMRAAPFALAFPDPADVKKFARLGAMLTHSCSLGYNGAVLQALAVHLALQGALDLPETFIDTLISEMEEVEADEVSQNDARILKEAEKPFCNRLHRVRDLMDMSKVTIEEVISELGNGIAALQSVPTAIFCVLHCLQPREYLPENYGGLERTIAYSLALGGDTDTIACMAGAIAGAHYGIEVIPPPWIRCCEGADDADVNAERLHMLYHQVSQGSGTQESDQSSEDTSDNHQKSSNGTEK; encoded by the exons ATGGCGAGAGCGGTGGTGGCAGCGGCGGGGCCGACGTCTCTGTCCCGTTTTAAAGGTGCTTTGGTCGCGGCCGTGCTGGGCGATTGTGTCGGCGGAGAGTTCGAGGGAGTTGCGGAGGTTCCCATAGAGAATGTACTGCAGCACATGAATAGTCTGGACGATGAGACCAAAGGAAATG GTATCCTTGAATACAGTGACGACACAGCTATGGCACGTTGTGTGGTCCAGTCTCTGCTCACCCGGGCTGGGTTTGATGAGCACGACATGGCTCGCAG GTTTGCAAAGGAGTACAGCATATCCCCAGGTCGTGGTTATGGTTCTGGAGTGATTCAGGTGTTAAAGAAGTTGGCCTCCCCTCACCTCAGTGATGTGTACCAGCCAGCCAGGGATCAGTTCAATGGTCGGGGTTCTTTTGGGAATGGAGGCGCAATGAGGGCGGCCCCCTTTGCGTTGGCGTTCCCTGATCCAGCTGATGTTAAAAAG TTTGCTCGTTTGGGTGCTATGCTGACTCACTCTTGCTCCCTTGGCTACAATGGGGCAGTTCTACAAGCATTAGCAGTACACCTTGCCCTGCAGGGTGCATTGGACCTCCCTGAGACGTTCATCGACACACTCATCTCAGAGATGGAGGAAGTTGAGGCTGATGAGGTGTCACAGAATGATGCCAGAAT TCTGAAGGAAGCAGAGAAGCCATTCTGTAACCGGCTGCATCGAGTGCGGGATTTGATGGACATGAGCAAGGTCACCATAGAGGAGGTCATTTCTGAGCTAG GTAATGGCATCGCAGCACTCCAGTCAGTACCGACCGCCATCTTCTGCGTTCTCCATTGCCTGCAACCGAGGGAATACCTTCCAGAGAACTACGGTGGCCTTGAGCGGACAATAGCCTACAGTTTGGCACTGGGTGGGGACACAGATACCATAGCCTGCATGGCTGGGGCAATCGCCGGAGCCCACTATGGCATCGAGGTCATCCCTCCACCATGGATCCGCTGTTGTGAGGGGGCAGACGATGCGGATGTGAACGCAGAGCGGCTTCACATGCTTTACCATCAGGTATCGCAGGGCAGTGGGACACAAGAAAGTGATCAGAGCAGCGAAGACACATCTGACAACCATCAAAAGTCTTCAAACGGCACAGAGAAGTAA